The following DNA comes from Hordeum vulgare subsp. vulgare chromosome 3H, MorexV3_pseudomolecules_assembly, whole genome shotgun sequence.
TATACCATTGTCGGTTCATATCATGGGCATTCATCCAAATATGCATTGTTTTTATCAAAAGATTATGTATATACAAAGGCATCTAGCTGAGACATAACTATGGTCTCATTTATCTCAGATGATGTCATCCTAATAGTATCCCGTTTGTGTTTTCTTTTTAGGCTACCCTAATGTGTTTTCTTGTCTCTTCTTCTTAGAAGTTTCTCTTGTCTCATTTTTTAGGTGTAACTTTCCGTGTTGTGCGGCAAGGGGCGCGAGGAGAACTACTAGTTGTTATTGCGACACTGAATAGCAGTACTACTAGTTGTTTGTAGCGACGATGAAGCTAGGTGGAACTTGTAGGAAAAGCTGTATTAGGAACAATTAACACCAAGAACCAATTAACCATGACTTTTCATCTACCTTTTCTGTTGCATTTCGCTATAACACGTTGGCAAAAATGGTGCCGGAAGTAAAATAGTTAGAGTTGTATCAACTTCATGTTGCTCTATTTCCCCTTAAACCATGTAACTTTTTATTTTGCAAATTGTGTGACGATTTTAAAATGTTcgcatatttgaaaaatattcatcaAATCTGAAAAATATtcttaaattttaaaaaatgattaTGAATTCAAATAAGATGATGGTGAACTTAAAAAATTCTAAATattaaaaaagttcatgaatttctaAAGAtcatgaattttgggaagaatcacaagtttttcaaaaataaaatgagaatgaaaaagggaaaaaacaAAATTATTGAAAACATGAAGTCGCGACCCCCCTTGGCATACATGCAATTGCGATATGCCTTGGGAACATGCAAATGTGACCCCATTTAAAAACTTTCGGTTGCAACCCTTCTTGAAAAACATGCAGTCATGATCCCGTCTGGAAACATGCAGTCGCGACCCCCCGGTTGAAACATGCAGTTGCGATCACGTGTTGAAATATGAAGCTGCCACTCCGCCTTAAAAACATTGAGTTGTGACCCCTCTGTAAAAGACGTAGTCGTGACCCGCCTTAAAAATATGCAGTTGAGATTTCGGTTTGAAAACATGTAATTGCGACCCCTCGTTGAAACATGCAGTTGCGATCCCGACTTAAAAACATTCATTTGTGACCCCTCTTAAAAACGTGCAGTTGCGGCCCATCTTAAAAACATTCAGTTTTGACCCACCGTGAGAAACATGTAGTTGTGTCCCCCTcttaaaaacatgcagttgcggtccctcgtcaaaacatgcagttgcAATATCTCCTGagaaacatgcagttgcgaccccCTATTGAAACATGGTGTTGCGACCCCCTGTTGAAACATGGTGTTGTGACTTCGTTTTAAAAACATTCAGTTGTGACTCCGTCTTAAAAACATTTAGTTGTGGCTCCTCTTCAAAGCATGCAGTCATGACCTGCCTTAAAAACATGCAGTTGGGATTCCGCTTCGAAAACATGTAgttgcgaccccccccccccccagcgttCGTTGGAACATGCAGTTGCCACCCCAGATTAAAAATATTCATTTACGATCCCTcttgaaaacatgcagttgcggctGTCTTAAAAACATGCAGTTTCGACCCACCTTGAGAAACATGTAGTTGTGTCCTCTTCTAAAAAACCTACAGTTACGGTCCCTCTTGAAAAACATGCAGTTGCAGCCCCTCTTGAGAAACATACGATTGTGATTCCATCTTAAAAACATACAGTTACAACCTATCTTAAAACATATGCAGTTGCGGTCCCTGTTGAAAAATGTGCAATTGTGACCCTGTCTTCAAAACATGAAGTTGCGACTCTGCATTAAAAACATGTAGTTACGACCCACCTTAAAATATGCAATTGCGGCCTCTCTTAAAAACATGCAATTTCAATCATGTTATAACACTTGTAGTTGCATGTATAGCGATGGATTTGCAAgtcaaaaagcaaaaaaaaaaaaaatcatgagaaaaggGTAAAAATAAGTCATTACAAAGAGCTTATCCCTCACctgcaaaaagaaaagaaaaagcttACGCTTAAAAGCTATAGTGAACAAATGACAAAACATGCAAAAGGCTAgggtaaaagaagaagaaatctcaTAGGTCAGCTCATGCAAATAAGCGAAAGTGACTCGTGGCTCGTCTGCGAGCTCGTAGAACAGTGATGGGTAAAACTCATGCACATTGGCTGCCCCTCATAGAGACAAGGCGCCCACCCATGGCTCCCACGATAATAAAAGCCATCACGCATCTTACCATGACAATTGAAGAGCAAGAAAAGTGACTGATCATGGTTCAAATCCAGCTAGCCGAGTTTCAACAAAATTGCAATTTTTAACTAAAAAACTCACGGAATTTCTTTTGCAACTAAAGAGGTAGCTTGGTTTTGATGTCGTTAGAATCAAACAAAACAGAAACATGAGAAAACAAAAGATTAGTAAAGAGAATAAAGGATTAaaatacaaaaagaaaaaggcaaaaagaaaagaaaaagtaaaaagtaaaaataaaaaatggaaaAGAACAATAAACAGTGAAAAAACAAATGTAAAAGATCACCGGTGTTGCAACCGGTAAGCAACACGGCAAGGGGCGACTAGCAGTGATGGCGAGCAGCGACGACGAGCAACATCAGGCGACGACACGAGTGGCGGATCCCAACAGTGCTTCAAGCTCTCCACCGTCAGCATGGAGGCGATCCCCTTTCATGTTTCTCCTCCGGCGAACAGGCCACCGCCTCCCACGCCACCTTCTTAACAAATCCCCCGTTGCGCCGCATCGTGATGCCACCGGTGTTGGAGACGAAAAGCTATGACAGAGACGACGATGTTGCAACCGGCGACGAAACAAGCTTCAACCGGCGATCGAAAATGCTACAACCGGCATTGTCGAAAGTTTCAACTAGAGACGACGGGAATCGAGGGCCACCCACCACGCAAACCACAGGAAGCTGCAACCGGtgatgaaaaaagcttcaacggCTAAAAAAAGGCTTCAACCGGCGAtataaaaagcttcaaccggcgaCAGCAGAACACAAAAAACTGCAATCGTTGACACAAAAGCTTTAACCATAtgtttgaaaagcttcaaccatagACCGGCGAGAAAAAAGGTTGTCATTTTTGCTACAATCAGCAAACGAAACTAGCTTCAACCGTCATGGAAAAAGTTTTAACCAAAGTGAACAAAGCTTCAACCGGAGTTTAAAATAGCTTCAACCGGGGGGACAAGCCTGTGCACGCATGAGCGTCGACGACGACGAGCGGCGAGCgatgggagagagggagagggcatGAGGGTGCTGCGACGAGCGGTGACGACAGGGGAGAGGATGGGGTGGTCATGCGGCAAAAGGTCGGAGGCGCGCGGGGCTGTGCGCCGGTGCAAAACGGACGAGATGCCAGATCTGACGGCTATTGGAGTTCAGATCGAATGGCTGCTGCCCGACCGGCGCGCCAATGCCAACGCAGAACGGTGCCCAAAAACTATACATGGCGGGAGGTGACTGGCTAATATCGTGataataaaaaaaacaaaaaaacaaagaaagCTGTCACAGGCCTGAGATATCGCTGCTGCAATATCTACACAATTTGGGACGCGCTTTTTGATCCAATTGTTTGGATGGTGAATGAGACCAAACGTATACAACCTTCTTTTAGAAGAAAAAACGTATATAACCGTGTACGCATATGAATTTTTTTTTCAAGCCTCCAGCCCAAGAAGTAACCACGTcgaagaaagaaaaaataagggcCCAATATAAGGACTAGCTAGCGCACCGACGACTGTTCCGATCTGTCCTCAAGCCCCAATTCTGGAATGCTCCTGGTTCGCACGACGGCGCAGTTCGAACCCTAGACACGGCACGACGGCGCGGTGTAGGCCTCCTCCGCCCTCCGGCTTGGCAGCGCCCCCGCCCACGGCCGCGGCAGGCGAGCGGGGATGCCCTATCTCATTATTGAAGAAAGCGTTCTTCAGCACTCCGTTGGCTTCCTAGTTCAATATGTTGAAATTTGAGGCTTGTTTTCAGTGACTTCATGAGCCATTGAGGAGCCAAGTTCTGTGGGTTATCGGATTGTCCCGTGAGGATTAATCAATCAGTAGCGAGATTGTGTGTGGCAAGGAGGCAGGTTCGACTAGGTTTACTTAATCTTAATGCTGTTGGCATGCTCCTTTAGTTTCAGTTGCTTAACTGAATCCAGTTTAGTACGTACTGTACTCTGTTATTCACATTGCATTTCAGTTTCAGTTGCTTAACTGAATCCAGTTTAGTACTCTGTTATTCACATTGCATTTCTAGTTCTCTAGCATCCACACTGCTAATTTAGCAGAATTATTCTTTTCCTGGCTAGCCTATTGGTTTGACAAGAAAGATTAGTTTATTTTCAGTTGGAAGATATATAGTCTGCTACTACCTCTGTACCTAGCCTACAAAAACGCCTTATATTTTGATATGGAGGGAGTACTTAGTATTGGCTTGCAAAATCGTTGATCCGACTAAGACAGTCGTGACTAGTAACCACCCGTTTAAGCTAGTGCATGTCTATCATTCATGCCTATAGTTAATGTTTGAACTGAAATGATAAAACTGCTAAATCCGCATTTTCTATAACATGTTGCTCCTTGCCAAATTGCAGCATGTCACATGTCTGCTCTGCAAGATCACAAATTAGAGTCTTGTAACTAGACACATGTCAAATGATAATCCAGATTTCAGCTGTCCAGTTCAGTCCCATCTCTCGGTTGGTTATTCGTTATTTAACCATGAACAAGCTAATTACTCAGTGCACCATTTAATTTCTGCAAGTATTGTAATTTTAGTTATGTGTGGTAGAATCCACGCTGATTTAGGCTCCATGCCTTCTGTAAATGCTAGGGCAGTTTAATCTGGATTTTGAAACAATGAGTACCTGTAAAAAGGCCAGGGCAGAAGCTACATCTATTGTGAGTTCAGACAGACTAAGCAGTCTACCTCCAGAGATAAAGGGCGACATCCTCTCCCGTTTGAATGTCGAAGAAGCGGTTAGGACTAGCATCTTATCAACTACTTGGAGGGATGAATGGACTGATATGCCAGAAATATCTTTGTGCGATGGGAATTTTACACGAACCAAGTTCATTACCTTGGTTGATATGGTGCTATTACTGCACAAGGGAATTATAGAAGAGTTTGATATTTCAGGTAACAAAAGTTACCATGATGAGTTCGGTAGGTGGATGCTCATGCTGTCAAGGAGATCACCAAAATCAGTTATAATCAAGTTGAACTCAGGGCCAAGGTATAGGATTCCCTCATACCTCTTTTCTATCGACGGTCTGATGTCTCTGGAACTTGAAAACTGCATCATCAGCTTGCCCCTGGTATTCCAAGGTTTCAAGAGCCTAACGGACCTCAGCTTGAAAAATTTCTACTCCACAGACATGGATATCCAAACATTGATCTCGTCCTGCCCTGACCTGACTGATTTGATATTAACTTCTGTTGAGGGCATCGACTGTCTAAACATTCAAGCTCCTAAACTGGAATATCTTAATGTTGAAGGGGAATTCGAAGACATTAAGTTGGATGCCCCTAATCTGGAGGTGGCCATTTTCTCTCTTGATCAGAAAGCTAAAGCATACCAATCTGTTCCAATTGCGCATGACAAGGAAGGCTATGTCAAACAGTTATTGGAAAGCATAAGTGACGTCAAAACACTTTCAGTTAGTGGCTCTCTTTTCCTGAAGGTGAGGTATTATAAAGTCCAGCATTACTAATAGCTTTCTTATGCCTTTTTTTTACTAATTtgtattcctttcttctttttctttactTTTTGCAGTATCTAATAAAAGGATGCATACTTACGAAGTTCCCTGCCATGTTTCATCGCCTGGAGAATATTTATCTTGGCATATGCATTTGGGACCAGAGGCAAGCCTCGGCCATTTGTTCATTTTTCCAGAATGCCCCTAACTTAAAGATGGTTGAGCTATGGGTATGTATGCCCCTAGTAAACTCTCTCCCTTGGTCAATCACCCAATCCATGTTCGTTCGTTCTGTTTATGGCTAATGGGTTATGAACAAACAATAAAAATGCAGAGTTACCCTAGGATCACATGGGAGCACTATCAGGATCAGGCAATCATTCAAGAGCTCACCCTGGAAATGCAAATGGACCATCTCGTAACGGCCAATGTGAAACATTTTGGGGGTCTGGACTACGAAGTCGATTTTGTGGCAAAGCTACTGAGCTGGGCACCTGCTTTGGAAGAAGTGAAATTAGAGTGGAAAGGTAAAATTGACCGCAGCATGGTTCTTACGAAGCTATTAGCTCTGCCGAGGGTGTCTCCCAGGGCCAAGATCATTATTACATGATAAGTATGCTCCCTCATCACTTTGCCAATCTAATTTGCCGCAGGTAGAATTATTTTGGCTTTGTTTATGTGAATGTACCAACTAGGACTAGCTGGTGGTTATATGTAATGTATACGTGCATTTGAAGCAAATCATCAGGTAGAGGTAGTGTACTTTGTTGCGAACATCCGGTGGGACAGTATCAGTTTAGTTTGTCCAGTTCTGtccctgtgttctcatattttgaaTGCATGGTTCTAGCAAATATGTGTCAACAAGACTGAATCGAAGATGTCAAATACTGTACTTTCTGCATGTATGAAGCCAGAAGTCTTGAGACCAAAAAGCAACGCATGCCTGAATCAGTATACTTTTGGAAATCAAAGCATTTTCCACATTTGTTTACATTGGTTTCAGGTTGCAATGAATGTTGGGTGCTCCAGTGTCCTTTTTTCTTATCGGTCAGGAAATATTTTCATATCACCTGGTTTTAATATGTTGCTTCAATATTATTCACCTAATTTTCTCGTTAAAGGTGAACAGGATCAAGTTTTTACTTCTAATAATTTCAAAACGATGCAGAGCTATTAATTCACGTCTTAATAAAATTTCATCCTTGGAATGAGCTACAACTAGGAGGAGACTGAA
Coding sequences within:
- the LOC123441084 gene encoding F-box/FBD/LRR-repeat protein At1g13570-like isoform X2; translated protein: MSTCKKARAEATSIVSSDRLSSLPPEIKGDILSRLNVEEAVRTSILSTTWRDEWTDMPEISLCDGNFTRTKFITLVDMVLLLHKGIIEEFDISGNKSYHDEFGRWMLMLSRRSPKSVIIKLNSGPRYRIPSYLFSIDGLMSLELENCIISLPLVFQGFKSLTDLSLKNFYSTDMDIQTLISSCPDLTDLILTSVEGIDCLNIQAPKLEYLNVEGEFEDIKLDAPNLEVAIFSLDQKAKAYQSVPIAHDKEGYVKQLLESISDVKTLSVSGSLFLKYLIKGCILTKFPAMFHRLENIYLGICIWDQRQASAICSFFQNAPNLKMVELWSYPRITWEHYQDQAIIQELTLEMQMDHLVTANVKHFGGLDYEVDFVAKLLSWAPALEEVKLEWKGKIDRSMVLTKLLALPRVSPRAKIIIT
- the LOC123441084 gene encoding F-box/FBD/LRR-repeat protein At1g13570-like isoform X1, whose amino-acid sequence is MLGQFNLDFETMSTCKKARAEATSIVSSDRLSSLPPEIKGDILSRLNVEEAVRTSILSTTWRDEWTDMPEISLCDGNFTRTKFITLVDMVLLLHKGIIEEFDISGNKSYHDEFGRWMLMLSRRSPKSVIIKLNSGPRYRIPSYLFSIDGLMSLELENCIISLPLVFQGFKSLTDLSLKNFYSTDMDIQTLISSCPDLTDLILTSVEGIDCLNIQAPKLEYLNVEGEFEDIKLDAPNLEVAIFSLDQKAKAYQSVPIAHDKEGYVKQLLESISDVKTLSVSGSLFLKYLIKGCILTKFPAMFHRLENIYLGICIWDQRQASAICSFFQNAPNLKMVELWSYPRITWEHYQDQAIIQELTLEMQMDHLVTANVKHFGGLDYEVDFVAKLLSWAPALEEVKLEWKGKIDRSMVLTKLLALPRVSPRAKIIIT